Proteins from a single region of Rhinatrema bivittatum chromosome 13, aRhiBiv1.1, whole genome shotgun sequence:
- the LOC115075108 gene encoding G-protein coupled receptor 1-like, giving the protein MVVVNCSISTEDFMATLDSQAVLGTSVVFQAISILTFILGVPGNGLVLWMLSFHVPLTETTLLYLNLSLADFFYVLFVPLRVVYSSRLFDWPFGDFLCKIDFFVAFLNMYASVFFLAVVSTDRCLLVTLPVWYRKRRSKRVSLLACIFVWLLSVMLCAPYLFYANAQIMFNRTICFINYDPRDEGSMHGWREKTMVIIRLLMAFFLPVFIIISCYVVIGLRVRRMNLGNPARVYKIAIVTVLAFFINWTPYQLFSIISLFQNSELSCSFHPSVFVGYPVVYAFAYLNSCINPILYVFMGGGFTRKLVKSLAATFEKAFKEDDLLEKKRTGRGLSFRPSLAKLSREASIPTLPQIVNPGFCEDQP; this is encoded by the coding sequence ATGGTGGTAGTGAATTGCAGCATCAGCACTGAAGATTTCATGGCAACACTGGATTCCCAAGCAGTTCTGGGGACATCAGTTGTGTTCCAGGCCATCAGCATCCTGACCTTTATTCTAGGGGTGCCTGGGAATGGGTTAGTCTTATGGATGCTCAGCTTTCATGTGCCACTTACTGAGACTACCCTCCTCTACCTCAACTTGTCGCTGGCTGATTTCTTCTATGTCCTCTTTGTACCACTGCGGGTGGTATACTCTAGTCGACTTTTTGACTGGCCTTTCGGTGACTTTCTGTGTAAGATTGACTTCTTTGTGGCATTTTTAAACATGTATGCCAGTGTTTTCTTTCTAGCAGTGGTCAGCACTGACCGCTGCCTTCTGGTGACATTGCCAGTTTGGTATCGGAAGCGGCGCTCTAAGCGTGTCTCCCTCTTGGCATGCATTTTTGTATGGCTGCTTTCTGTTATGTTATGTGCCCCCTATCTCTTCTACGCCAATGCCCAAATCATGTTCAATAGAACTATCTGCTTCATCAACTATGATCCCAGAGATGAGGGCTCTATGCATGGGTGGCGGGAGAAAACAATGGTTATCATACGCTTATTGATGGCCTTCTTCCTCCCTGTCTTTATCATCATCAGCTGCTATGTAGTCATCGGATTACGAGTGCGGAGAATGAATTTGGGGAACCCTGCTCGAGTCTACAAGATTGCTATTGTCACTGTCCTGGCATTTTTCATCAACTGGACGCCCTACCAGCTCTTCAGCATCATCAGCCTCTTCCAAAACTCAGAGCTTAGTTGCAGCTTCCACCCATCAGTTTTTGTAGGTTATCCAGTGGTCTATGCCTTTGCCTACCTCAACAGCTGCATAAACCCCATCCTGTACGTATTCATGGGGGGTGGCTTCACGCGAAAGCTGGTTAAGTCGTTGGCTGCCACTTTTGAGAAGGCTTTCAAAGAAGATGATCTCTTAGAAAAGAAAAGGACTGGTCGGGGGCTGTCATTCAGGCCATCCCTTGCAAAACTCAGCAGGGAAGCCAGCATACCTACACTTCCACAGATTGTCAACCCAGGCTTCTGTGAAGATCAGCCCTAA
- the CDK2AP2 gene encoding cyclin-dependent kinase 2-associated protein 2 isoform X1 yields MGYVQAMKPPGSQGSQSTYSDLLSVIEEMGKEIRPTYAGSKSAMERLKRGIIHARALVRECLAETERNART; encoded by the exons ATGGGCTACGTCCAG GCTATGAAACCACCTGGATCTCAGGGATCTCAGAGCACCTACTCTGACCTGCTGTCTGTCATTGAGGAGATGGGCAAGGAGATCCGGCCCACTTATGCTGGCAGCAAAAGTGCCATGGAGAGACTGAAAAGAG GAATTATCCACGCCCGGGCACTCGTGCGAGAGTGTCTGGCTGAGACAGAGCGCAATGCACGTACATAA
- the LOC115075218 gene encoding calcium-binding protein 2-like codes for MGNCTKLPPRGRLSKDRDLRPEEIEELKEAFKEFDKDHDGFISYRDLGECMRTMGYMPTEMELIELSQQITGGKVDFDDFVELMGPKMLAETADMIGVKELRDAFREFDSDGDGQISTAELREAMKKLLGQQLNHREVDEILKDVDLNGDGQVDFEEFVRMMSR; via the exons ATGGGCAACTGCACCAAACTGCCCCCTCGGGGGAGGCTCTCAAAG GACCGGGACCTCCGGCCAGAAGAGATTGAAG AACTGAAGGAAGCGTTTAAGGAGTTTGATAAGGACCACGATGGATTCATCAGCTACAGGGACCTGGGGGAATGCATGCGCACCATGGGCTATATGCCTACTGAGATGGAGCTAATCGAGTTATCTCAGCAGATCA CAGGAGGAAAGGTGGattttgatgactttgtggagTTGATGGGCCCCAAAATGCTGGCGGAGACAGCAGATATGATCGGCGTGAAGGAGCTGCGTGATGCCTTCCGTGAG TTTGACTCGGATGGCGATGGGCAAATCAGCACGGCTGAACTGCGGGAGGCGATGAAGAAACTACTGGGGCAGCAGCTGAACCACCGTGAGGTGGATGAGATTCTGAAGGACGTGGATCTGAACGGGGATGGGCAGGTGGATTTCGAAG AATTTGTACGTATGATGTCACGTTGA
- the CDK2AP2 gene encoding cyclin-dependent kinase 2-associated protein 2 isoform X2, whose amino-acid sequence MSYKPIAPAPTNSGSTGTSTSTAGPGTPVPPVSSVSVPSPSGSIVGASAPFRPLFNDFGPPSMGYVQAMKPPGSQGSQSTYSDLLSVIEEMGKEIRPTYAGSKSAMERLKRGIIHARALVRECLAETERNART is encoded by the exons ATGTCCTACAAACCTATTGCTCCTGCACcaaccaattctggatctactggaaccagcaccagcactgccggcCCAGGTACCCCTGTCCCTCCAG TTTCCAGTGTTAGTGTCCCCTCGCCGTCAGGATCCATCGTTGGAGCATCTGCACCTTTTAGGCCGCTTTTCAACGATTTTGGACCTCCATCCATGGGCTACGTCCAG GCTATGAAACCACCTGGATCTCAGGGATCTCAGAGCACCTACTCTGACCTGCTGTCTGTCATTGAGGAGATGGGCAAGGAGATCCGGCCCACTTATGCTGGCAGCAAAAGTGCCATGGAGAGACTGAAAAGAG GAATTATCCACGCCCGGGCACTCGTGCGAGAGTGTCTGGCTGAGACAGAGCGCAATGCACGTACATAA